From the genome of Sediminibacter sp. Hel_I_10:
TAAACAACGTAAAATGATATTTTAATACAAATCAAAAACTTTAAATGTTATTCAAATTAGCTAGACTAAAGACCTAGATTTAACACATGTTAGACAACACATCATCCATACTAAAAACCTCCAAGCTCGCTATTGGCTATACGTCAAAAAAAGGGACTACTGTGGTTGCCAGTGACATTCATCTCGAATTAAAAAAAGGGGAACTCATTGGTCTTGTAGGTGCAAATGGTATAGGAAAATCGACATTATTAAGAACGTTAGCAACCATACAACAACCATTAAGCGGTAGCATGACACTAAGGGGAACACCTCTGGAAAGTCATAGCGCCATAGATTTGGCCAAAATCATGAGCTTAGTGCTTACAGAACAATTGATGTCTAAAAACCTTTCCGTTTTTGAACTCATTGCGCTCGGTAGGCAACCTTACACCAATTGGATGGGAAAACTTTCAGCAATTGACATTGGCATGGTAGACCAAGCCTTAGAACAAACCAATCTTACAGAATTAAGAGATCGCAAATGTTTTGAGTTGAGTGATGGGCAATTACAAAAAGCCATGATTGCAAGGGCCTTAGCCCAAGATACAGACCTGATAATTCTAGATGAACCTACAACTCATTTAGACATGTATCACAAGGCTTATATTTTAAAGTTGCTGCAACAATTAGCCCAACACACGCAAAAAACTATTTTATTTTCTTCTCATGAAATAGATCTGGCCATTCAGCTCTGTGATACCATGATTGTGATGACCAAGGATCAAGTGGTCACAGATGCACCCTGTAAATTAATTGAA
Proteins encoded in this window:
- a CDS encoding ABC transporter ATP-binding protein is translated as MLDNTSSILKTSKLAIGYTSKKGTTVVASDIHLELKKGELIGLVGANGIGKSTLLRTLATIQQPLSGSMTLRGTPLESHSAIDLAKIMSLVLTEQLMSKNLSVFELIALGRQPYTNWMGKLSAIDIGMVDQALEQTNLTELRDRKCFELSDGQLQKAMIARALAQDTDLIILDEPTTHLDMYHKAYILKLLQQLAQHTQKTILFSSHEIDLAIQLCDTMIVMTKDQVVTDAPCKLIEQGVFKSLFSKDLIDFDEKTGSFKVRK